In the Plasmodium chabaudi chabaudi strain AS genome assembly, chromosome: 13 genome, one interval contains:
- a CDS encoding protein kinase, putative, whose product MFFLTNPFEKKKNNAIFRAKLEEKLNEYLCNGTIISGDNSFDDEKKKIKQGDISQIKITSEFVNNCNTNLLINILKINKKLKVCYDVKYNVVYSLLLKSFEKRSNICMNTKSKKCKPMTNVYKIKRKNISYFMNQYHIIKCIYSSEYGNTYYCKNVIDNKKYCIKLFYLRLCLKDNCPYYINNKVYLTNYFYKILSEIFFLNYLENNNIINIEQIFCDEKNEILFTIFPYIKHQSMYYKKKHKIYSIYNKKLVRLENQKFKIYLYSENFIKHIFLNIYNTINYLLQKNVAYLDLKPDNILLTHRNPDTIESYEVSFSKKKKVEKRNKVHTSPSSKEIANIDISLHTKFKEQIKESCTKDEYIKSTYANKIFLTTEKNKKTVTSKNSIHNYCSYANLKPEKLKKNKKIKYIYNVNLSKSFEYDKNVKRIFFTKNKLDAFFFAPHNTTTHIQTFIQRKNKRNKSYIIDQSQNSLYKKYEKRKHPNKTYINKIKNLSIFKYNQKHSINFLKFYWLYFNIGKSCDINNDFLVYLDLYFFRKYYDQIGNIYTDILSMDRNQYIEISGIKTRDGNICGKVKKENMDDKEKIQNLDIAPTDDMEKQLCLSKNEINYNNSIKLIDFDACTFIIKSFNIYTRETDMFNSFESLFPDINKKVELSKKQAYNFGSVLYTFLFGTPPYHGKDIFEVYDNMKNNTLYFPKYRKINTDLKNLLRKLLNTKPDKRMHFKKIKQHRWFSKYK is encoded by the exons atgttctTTTTAACGAATccatttgaaaaaaaaaaaaacaatgcTATATTTAGAGCAAAATTAGAAGAAAAACTAAATGAATACTTATGCAACGGTACTATAATATCCGGGGATAATTCTTTcgatgatgaaaaaaaaaaaataaaacaaggAGATATTTcccaaataaaaatcacTAGTgaatttgttaataattgCAACACGAATTtacttataaatattttaaaaattaataaaaaactaaAAGTGTGCTACGATGTAAAGTACAATGTTGTTTATAGTCTTTTGTTAAAAAGTTTTGAAAAAAGGtcaaatatatgcatgaaCACCAAAAGTAAGAAATGTAAGCCCATGACAAATgtctataaaataaaaagaaaaaatatatcttattttatgaatcaataccatataataaaatgcatatattctAGCGAATATGGAAACACatattattgtaaaaatgttatagataataaaaaatattgtataaaGCTTTTTTATCTAAGATTATGCTTAAAAGATAACTGtccatattatattaataataaagtgtatttaacaaattacttttataaaatattaagtgaaatatttttcctaaattatttagaaaataataatataattaatattgaacaaatattttgtgatgaaaaaaatgaaattctCTTCActatttttccatatattaAACACCAATCtatgtattataaaaaaaaacataaaatatattctatctataataaaaaattagtaCGATTagaaaatcaaaaatttaaaatatatctatattcagaaaattttattaaacatatttttttaaatatatacaacacaattaattatttgctacaaaaaaatgtagcGTATTTAGACTTAAAACCTGATAACATTCTTTTAACCCATAGAAATCCTGACACAATAGAATCTTATGAAGTTTcatttagtaaaaaaaaaaaagtcgAAAAACGAAATAAGGTACACACATCACCTAGCTCTAAAGAAATCGcaaatatagatataagTCTTCATACAAAATTCAAAgaacaaataaaagaatCATGCACCAAagatgaatatattaaaagcaCTTAtgctaataaaatttttcttaccacggaaaaaaacaaaaaaacggttacatcaaaaaatagtatacaCAATTATTGTTCCTATGCAAACTTAAAACCCgaaaaactaaaaaaaaataaaaaaattaaatatatatacaatgtAAATTTGTCCAAATCTTttgaatatgataaaaatgttaaaaggatattttttactaaaaacaaattagacgcatttttttttgcgcCTCACAATACCACCACACATATACAAACTTTTATCCaacgaaaaaataaacgtAATAAATCTTATATCATAGATCAATCCCAAAAtagtttatataaaaaatatgaaaaaagaaaacacCCAAATAAAAcctacataaataaaataaaaaatctaTCGATTTTCAAATACAATCAGAAGCAttctattaattttttgaagtTCTACTGgctatattttaatattggaAAATCATGtgatattaataatgaCTTTTTAGTATATCTAGATCTGTATTTTTTCAGAAAATACTATGATCAAATTGGGAATATATACACAGATATATTATCTATGGACAGAAATCaatatattgaaataaGTGGTATTAAAACACGTGATGGAAATATTTGTGGGAaggtaaaaaaagaaaatatggatgataaagaaaaaatccAAAATCTCGATATTGCTCCAACTGATGATATGGAAAAACAATTGTGtctttcaaaaaatgaaattaattataataattctaTCAAATTAATAGATTTTGATGCATGcacttttattataaaatcatttaatatCTACACCCGTGAAACGGATATGTTTAATTCCTTTGAATCCTTGTTTCctgatattaataaaaaagttgaaCTTTCCAAAAAACAGGCATACAACTTTGGTTCAGTTCTCTATACCTTTCTATTTGGAACCCCTCCATATCA TGGCAAGGATATATTCGAAGTTTATGACAACATGAAAAATAACACCCTCTATTTCCCAAAATATCGAAAAATTAATACCGACTTAAAAAACTTACTAAG aaaattGCTAAACACCAAACCTGACAAGAGAATgcatttcaaaaaaataaaacaacatAGATggttttcaaaatataaataa
- a CDS encoding proteasome subunit alpha type-1, putative — translation MYRNLYDTDNIIYSPEGRLYQVEYANEATKQGTCAVAIKSKEFVVVCGLKKCISKLSYHQEKLFKIDDYIGVTMSGITSDAKVLTKYMRNECLTHKFLFDENINVEKLVKKVADKYQKNTQKSSKRAFGVGLIISGYFNEPHIFETKSNGSYFEYEALSFGARSHASKTYLEKNLHLFEESSLDDLIIHCLKALKCSLSSETELTADNTSLAIVGKDKPWEEMPYVELIDYLTKVNSEKRTEDSQDNVENSGN, via the exons ATGTATAGAAATTTGTATGACACAgacaatattatttattctcCTGAAG GGAGGTTATACCAAGTAGAATATGCAAATGAAGCAACAAAACAAGGAACTTGTGCAGTGGCTATAAAATCTAAGGAGTTTGTG gTAGTTTGTGGTTTAAAGAAATGTATTAGTAAACTTTCCTATCATCAAGAAAAGCTATTTAAAATAGATGACTATATAGGTGTAACCATGAGTGGCATAACTTCGGATGCCAAAGTATTAACGAAATATATGAGAAATGAATGCTTAActcataaatttttatttgatgaaaatattaatgtaGAAAAATTAGTTAAAAAAGTAGCAGataaatatcaaaaaaatacccAAAAAAGTAGTAAAAGAGCTTTTGGTGTTGGATTAATAATATCTGGATATTTTAATGAACCACACATTTTTGAAACTAAATCAAATGGATcttattttgaatatgaAGCATTATCCTTTGGTGCAAGATCTCATGCAtcaaaaacatatttagaaaaaaatttacatttatttgaaGAATCATCATTAGATGATTTGATTATACACTGCTTAAAAGCTTTGAAATGCTCTCTTTCTAGTGAGACCGAACTAACTGCTGATAACACGTCTCTAGCTATTGTTGGAAAAGATAAACCATGGGAAGAAATGCCATATGTCGAATTGATTGATTATTTGACAAAGGTAAATAGTGAAAAAAGGACTGAAGATAGTCAGGATAATGTTGAAAACAGTGGAAACTAA
- a CDS encoding splicing factor 3A subunit 1, putative encodes MAKVIVKGSIFDDNVDVTDLELVNKRLEFLENEMIIPPNSIKSVIDKTAAFVKKNGKVFEQKIYKEKEKQFNFINNTHPYFFYYQYKLHEQFLGIQEKNTIPKAILEIKKREDLNKSSNNEHILKICDFVKEDIKKEKNKIIYSIDDQTKDEDTEEQQIEIKEDIYTIISPLISSVDVDLMKTTALFVARNGNKFLNELIEREKNNSQYDFLRANNLYYNFFSKLIDIYVKCLLPNNDIIDKIKKYSNNKRDILNYSYSIYNHNMKKREEEERKLEEKTKCDTFYDWTNFTVVENIAFDDNIDTLPQSIDFNNVENYVLNQLFDTDKKYTNIEKINNISYHTNNINKEMYENGEIGEYQGYADDSMDEYERQNEYSDDAIEMRKLEENIADMSQEENIYDNKYIKGRKQKSRLNGKLNKNDNEILSGDESLDNIQEIVDDDNDEKIIVVKNYEKSRKHKMNKENVHLCPITNQPIDINDMTRHLKTLLLDPQWKEQKDKLYEKAKKEASFSPLEDIEGNLSLFVINRPDIFGSIDEEINEHTSNENKKTSKNAKKNEDVYSYIHNIYNKILPGPAIAHYPQNEANQSKETNSKTNKKQKTK; translated from the coding sequence ATGGCGAAAGTTATTGTTAAAGGAAGTATTTTTGATGATAATGTTGATGTCACGGACCTTGAACttgtaaataaaagattggagtttttagaaaatgaaatgatTATACCACCAAATAGCATTAAAAGTGTTATAGATAAAACTGCTGcatttgttaaaaaaaatggaaaagtttttgaacaaaaaatatataaagagaaagaaaaacaatttaattttataaataatacacatccatattttttttattaccaGTATAAGTTACACGAACAATTTTTAGGAAttcaagaaaaaaatacaataccAAAAGCTATTttagaaattaaaaaaagagaggatttaaataaatcaagTAATAATGAacacatattaaaaatatgtgattttgtaaaagaggatattaaaaaagaaaaaaacaaaataatatactcCATAGATGATCAAACTAAAGATGAAGATACAGAAGAACAGCAAATAGAAATTAAAGAagatatttatacaattatatCTCCACTTATCAGTTCTGTGGATGTCGatttaatgaaaacaaCAGCTTTATTCGTGGCTAGAAATGgaaacaaatttttaaatgaactTATtgaaagagaaaaaaataatagccaatatgattttttgagagcaaataatttatactataattttttttcaaaacttattgatatatatgtaaaatgcTTACTtccaaataatgatataatagataaaattaaaaaatattccaaTAACAAAAGGGATATTCTAAACTATTcttatagtatatataatcataaCATGAAGAAAAgagaagaagaagaaagaaaacttgaagaaaaaacaaaatgtgACACATTTTATGATTGGACAAATTTTACCGTTGTAGAAAATATAGCTTTTGATGATAACATTGACACCTTACCTCAATCAATAgattttaataatgttgaaaattatgtattaaATCAATTGTTTGATAccgataaaaaatatacaaatatcgaaaaaataaataacatttCCTAtcatacaaataatataaataaagaaatgtaTGAAAACGGAGAAATTGGAGAATATCAAGGTTATGCTGATGATTCAATGGATGAATATGAAAGACAAAATGAGTATTCAGATGATGCTATCGAAATGAGAAAattagaagaaaatatCGCAGATATGTCTCAAGAAGAGAATATctatgataataaatatataaagggACGAAAACAAAAGAGCCGATTGAAtggaaaattaaataaaaatgataatgaaatattaagCGGTGATGAATCTTTAGATAACATTCAAGAAATTGTGGATGATGATAATGACGAAAAAATTATCGTTGTTAagaattatgaaaaatcacgaaaacacaaaatgaataaagaaaatgtcCACTTATGCCCAATTACAAACCAACCTATAGATATTAATGATATGACCCGACACTTgaaaacattattattagatCCACAATGGAAAGAAcaaaaagataaattatatgaaaaagcTAAAAAGGAAGCTTCTTTTTCACCTCTTGAAGACATTGAAGGAAATTTATCGctttttgttattaataGACCAGATATTTTTGGATCTATTGATGAAGAAATCAACGAACATAcatcaaatgaaaataaaaaaacttctaaaaatgcaaaaaaaaatgaagatgtatatagttatattcataatatttacaataaaatattgccAGGTCCAGCCATTGCACATTATCCCCAAAATGAAGCGAACCAATCAAAAGAAACTAATAGCAaaactaataaaaaacaaaaaacaaagtaa
- a CDS encoding vacuole membrane protein 1, putative, whose protein sequence is MDSYERKKKELYLKRKELNIYYHPLKTIKLFFLELRNIILNVYEQNKKYNTIVLLVISIILLLLKIRHKNAYLNDLIIYVEAIIWWVSLGVLSSVGLGCGMHSGVLFLFPHVYFICSTSEYCNSLNFDSRINMWNSLLTTGNHFECLSKGDGNVTLFRLFMKIYPYCFIWGVGTALGELPPYMTSYYASKAKLYDDDYAEFEKDIKEGKRNIVTAMKKWMIDFIKKYGSISVFLLSCWPNIMFDLCGICCGHFLMPFEKFFIPLVLGKAVVKTIFQAFFLIFIFSNNYKGMQLAILKKTLSVLPLHYFFPNLNMANIESFIDENISILKHGKKTQSKMSFMFLFNIFFFLVIIFFFISCINQIAQKYQKNLDEEELKKLTNNDDMREKKKKK, encoded by the exons ATGGATTCATAtgaaaggaaaaaaaaagagttGTATTTGAAGAGGaaagaattaaatatatattatcatccTTTAAAGACTAtcaaacttttttttttagagctaagaaatataatattaaatgtatatgaacaaaataaaaaatataatacaatagtattattagttatatcaattatattattattattaaaaatcaGACATAAAAATGCGTACCTAAatgatttaataatatatgtagaaGCTATAATATGGTGGGTGTCACTTGGAGTATTGAGCAGTGTTGGACTGGGGTGTGGTATGCACTCAGGAGTATTGTTTTTGTTTCCTCacgtatattttatttgttctaCTTCTGAATATTGTAATTCATTAAATTTCGACTCAAGAATAAACATGTGGAATTCCTTATTGACGACAGGAAATCATTTTGAG TGTTTATCAAAGGGCGATGGAAATGTAACTCTATTTAgattatttatgaaaatatatccatattgttttatatggGGAGTTGGAACAGCTTTAGGAGAGTTACCACCATATATGACATCATATTATGCCTCAAAG gCAAAATTGTATGACGATGATTATGCAGAATttgaaaaagatataaaggaaggaaaaagaaatattgtTACAGCtatgaaaaaatggatgattgattttataaaaaaatacggATCAATTTCTGTTTTTCTCTTATCTTGCTGGCctaata TAATGTTTGACCTCTGCGGAATTTGCTGTGGTCACTTTTTGATGccatttgaaaaattttttatcccATTAGTTTTAGGAAAAGCTGTAgttaaaacaatttttcaggcattttttttaatctttatattttcaaataattacaAAGGAATGCAATTagcaattttaaaaaaaacgttATCAGTTTTACCgttgcattatttttttccaaatttGAATATGGCTAATATTGAAAGCTTTATAGACGAAAAcatttcaattttaaaacatgGGAAAAAGACCCAATCTAAAATGAGTTTCATGTTTTTATtcaatatattcttttttttagtaattatattttttttcatttcatgTATTAATCAAATAGCccaaaaatatcaaaag AATCTTGATGAAGAagaattgaaaaaattaactaACAACGATGATATGcgtgaaaagaaaaaaaaaaaataa
- a CDS encoding DNA repair metallo-beta-lactamase protein, putative — MIEDDIHIIANDPLIIIDKFPYIKKKSVTSEECEEKKEITKVYFLTHFHADHYMNINKHFNENIFSSTITKKLLINIIGVNEKYVHSLKVNKNYYLFNFEIILIDANHCPGSVIIYFEFSNGTKIIHTGDFRYSNVHTLLIKKILSSNDPVKKYEYNSIKRQFIDKYCIEESNNKIVGKREENEWILWNNKKYNNCYMNTPFKIYNSNSYVVSIDEFRLMYLKGIEDLLWKLQDMKTEFYVYDSIERENYFNYFMYVELSLYFNQNNTDIMLMYGNDTKLNDSIIINKENLKNIRFVLNYDTKDYLDKTPCYGDCYYEKEQESHVSKQKYNNIMIKHENDDSENNISTNTNCNTVKTNLKREINSNKEARCCNSHNKKLKDTIVKTDTKKKINNSYDICKHEVKKIKNDQPHMNELKENTNYIKTIYLDTTYAMSKNNMFAHQMYLINFIIYICKNKIKQNQKVDSWKDENYNFDNLSKVKNPINNSTRKNKDNNTMKNCDDSKIERGASLTQALKGNDTENKLSQMNATPRKRKKTLFMFGTYNLGKEKVYLSVSEACNMKIHFRNPKKKTIFNSYICNKDMLNRITDNKLEAEIHIVDINYSYIFPKIEKNKLRSLIDSEMEDEFDSFYYIMPTGWVKNYYFYEKNNMSVFLIPYSEHSNLDELRDFVKSIKPCSICPTVFSNIKEKNKMLSIFNPYLNLKQEAYDFLKPKNELRNIKNKKIAKIKKEKLKENKKKNKHKTKAEKIHNDRYQQKLTSFFSLTKSESIKKCDQ, encoded by the exons ATGATAGAAGatgatatacatataattgcAAATGATCCCTTAATTATTATAGATAAAtttccatatataaaaaagaagagTGTTACATCtg AAGAATGTGaagaaaagaaagaaaTTACGAAggtgtattttttaaccCATTTTCATGCAGAccattatatgaatattaatAAGCATTTTAAtgagaatattttttcgtctacaataacaaaaaaattactaattaatataattggTGTAAATGAAAAGTATGTGCATAGTTTAAAAGTTAATAAgaattattatctttttaattttgaaataattttgattgATGCTAATCATTGTCCTGGTTctgtaattatttattttgaattttcaAATGGTACTAAAATAATACACACGGGTGATTTTCGTTATTCGAATGTCCACActcttttaataaaaaaaatattaagtaGCAATGATCcagttaaaaaatatgaatataatagtaTCAAAAGGCAATTTATTGATAAATATTGCATAGAAGAAAGTAACAATAAGATAGTGGGAAAACGGGAAGAAAATGAATGGATATTgtggaataataaaaaatataataattgttaTATGAATACGCCATTTaagatatataatagtaattCATATGTTGTAAGCATTGATGAATTCAGAttaatgtatttaaaaGGCATTGAGGATTTATTATGGAAGCTTCAAGATATGAAAACAGAgttttatgtatatgatTCTATAGAGCGTGAAAACTatttcaattattttatgtatgtAGAAttgtctttatattttaatcaaaataatacagATATAATGTTAATGTATGGAAACGATACAAAGTTAAATGAtagtattataataaataaagaaaatttaaaaaatattcgttttgttttaaattatgataCAAAAGATTACTTAGACAAAACTCCATGTTATGGTGACtgttattatgaaaaagagCAAGAAAGCCATGTaagtaaacaaaaatataataatatcatGATTAAGCacgaaaatgatgatagtgaaaataatataagtaCCAATACCAATTGCAATACTGTTAAAACAAATCTCAAACGAGAAATCAATAGCAACAAGGAAGCCCGATGCTGTAATTCACATAATAAGAAACTGAAAGATACTATAGTAAAAACGgatacgaaaaaaaaaataaataatagctATGATATATGTAAGCAtgaagttaaaaaaataaaaaatgaccAACCACATATGaatgaattaaaagaaaatacgaattatataaaaacaatatatctTGATACAACATATGCAATgtctaaaaataatatgtttgCCCATCAGATGTATCtgattaattttattatttatatatgcaaaaataaaataaaacaaaaccAAAAAGTAGATTCATGGAAAGATGAGAATTacaattttgataatttaagTAAAGTAAAAAATCCGATAAATAATTCTACACGAAAAAACAAAGATAACAATACAATGAAAAATTGTGATGATTCTAAAATTGAAAGGGGAGCATCATTGACGCAAGCACTTAAAGGGAATGACACAGAAAATAAACTGTCACAGATGAATGCAACGCcaagaaaaagaaagaaaactttatttatgtttggAACTTATAATTTAGGAAAGgaaaaagtatatttgAGTGTTTCAGAAGCAtgtaatatgaaaatacacTTTCGAAACccaaagaaaaaaacaatttttaattcatatatatgtaataaagACATGCTAAATAGAATAACGGACAATAAATTAGAAGCTGAAATTCACATTGTTGATATTAATTActcttatatatttcctaaaattgagaaaaataaattaagaaGTTTAATAGATTCAGAAATGGAAGATGAATTtgattctttttattatattatgccAACAGGATGGGTTAAAAACTATTATTtctatgaaaaaaataacatgtctgtttttttaatacctTATAGTGAGCATTCTAATTTAGATGAACTAAGGGATTTTGTAAAGTCTATTAAGCCGTGTTCTATATGTCCAACTGTATTTTCtaatattaaagaaaagaaCAAAATGCTAAGCATTTTTAATCCATATCTCAATTTAAAACAAGAAGCTTATGACTTCTTAAAGCCAAAGAATGAATTACggaatatcaaaaataagaaaatagcaaagattaaaaaagaaaaattgaaagaaaacaaaaaaaaaaataagcataaAACCAAAGCcgaaaaaatacataatgaTAGATATCAACAAAAGTTGActtcgtttttttcattaacaAAAAGTGAGTCAATTAAAAAGTGCGATCAATGA